The DNA segment TCAGGAGCGGCGAGCTGGTCTGGGACGACCGGCTGATGGAGATGTTCGGTTACGAGCCGTCCTCGTTCGACCGCAGCATCGACGGCTTCAACGCCCGACTGCATCCTGATGACCTCGACCGGGTGACCAGGGCACTGCAGTTGGCGATCGACAACTGCGGTGACTTCGAGTCCCTGTACCGGGTCTGCCTGCCCAACGGAGGGACGCGCTGGATCTCTGCCCGTGGGCGAGCTCTGTGTGACCCGCACGGCAACGCCAGCCGTTTGCTGGGCGCGGCCTTCGACGTCACGAGCCAGCACGAGACCGACCTGAGCGTCGCCCGCGTGCTGGAGGCCATGCCGGCCGCCTTCTTCTCCCTCAATCGCCGCTTCGAGTTCACGTATCTGAACGCCCATGCCGAACGCCTGCTCCAAGCCAACCGGTACGACCTTCTCGGCCGGGTGATCTGGGATGCGTTTCCGTCCGCGGTCGACAGCCCCTTCGAGTCCTACTACCGGCATGCCATGACCTCGGAGAAGAACGTCTCCTTCGAGGCGCACTACCCCGAGCCGCTCAACGCCTGGTACGAGGTGTTGGCCTGGCCGAGCGCAGAGGGCCTGTCGGTCTACTTCCTCGACGTCACCACTCGCCGCCGAGAAGAGGAGCGGGCAGCCCGTACCGCGGCCCGGTTGGAACTACTCGCCGCCGTCGCCGATGAGCTCACCGGCACGATCCAGGCCGAGCCAGCGGTCGCCCGGCTGGCCCAGCTCGTCATACCGATCCTCGCCGACTGGTGCGTGGTCACCTTGGTCGACGATCAAGCACCTCCCGGCTCACGCGCCGCCATCCGCGATGTGAGTTCATGGCATCACGACCCTGCACTGCGCCCACTCGTCGAGTCCTATGTCGACGTCCGCATTCCAGCGCTGCGCGATGACGCCTTCCTGTTCCAGTCGTTCGCCTCCGGCCAACGGACCATGAGGGCCGACGGCGCGACCGCTGCGATCCAGGCTGTACTCCACCCCGGCGAGGCCCAGGCTCTGATCGGCCGGCTTGCTCCTGAGTCCTTCGCCGTCCTGCCGCTGCGCGGCCGGGACCGCACTGTTGGTCTGCTGACCCTGTTCAACTCGGCTGAGCGAGGAGCCATCTCCTCCGCCGATCTGACGACGGCCGCCGAGGTCGCCGGGCGGGCC comes from the Modestobacter italicus genome and includes:
- a CDS encoding SpoIIE family protein phosphatase; protein product: MALTEDHEAEHLRGELAIEAAGIGAFDWDLRSGELVWDDRLMEMFGYEPSSFDRSIDGFNARLHPDDLDRVTRALQLAIDNCGDFESLYRVCLPNGGTRWISARGRALCDPHGNASRLLGAAFDVTSQHETDLSVARVLEAMPAAFFSLNRRFEFTYLNAHAERLLQANRYDLLGRVIWDAFPSAVDSPFESYYRHAMTSEKNVSFEAHYPEPLNAWYEVLAWPSAEGLSVYFLDVTTRRREEERAARTAARLELLAAVADELTGTIQAEPAVARLAQLVIPILADWCVVTLVDDQAPPGSRAAIRDVSSWHHDPALRPLVESYVDVRIPALRDDAFLFQSFASGQRTMRADGATAAIQAVLHPGEAQALIGRLAPESFAVLPLRGRDRTVGLLTLFNSAERGAISSADLTTAAEVAGRAGLALDNARLYRQQRQVAEALQRSLLTAPPEPDHAEIVVRYLPAAEAAAVGGDWYDAFMQVDGSTVLVIGDVAGHDIAAAATMGQVRGLLRGIATSNDIGPAEMLTRLDSSMDLLRVNTLVTAAVARLEQDHDQRLRGVTQLRWSNAGHPPPLVLQPDASVLELSTLRADPLLGVLPGADRSESVVTLDRGATVLLYTDGLIERRDADLDKGLDRLKTALAELAHEPLQDLCDQLIERLVDGRPDDDVALVAIRLHRQDRPRPIEAGPRVLPRPIPDEAPPDD